A single region of the Eleginops maclovinus isolate JMC-PN-2008 ecotype Puerto Natales chromosome 16, JC_Emac_rtc_rv5, whole genome shotgun sequence genome encodes:
- the cpt1a2b gene encoding LOW QUALITY PROTEIN: carnitine O-palmitoyltransferase 1, liver isoform (The sequence of the model RefSeq protein was modified relative to this genomic sequence to represent the inferred CDS: deleted 2 bases in 1 codon; substituted 1 base at 1 genomic stop codon) — MAEAHQAVAFQFTITPEGIDLQLSYQALNQIYLSGVRSWKKRVSRLRNGVIKGVYPASPSSWLFVVIAILATMYMRSDPSMGMITKIQQHLPLSLHVSLSAQGQTMLSALLFSTLLWLSLILALRFCLKLLLSYHQWMFEQHGRVSNTTKIWVSLLRLLSSRKPLLYSYQTSLPHLPVPAIKETLSRYLLSARPLLTDEGYERMTKLATQFENNLGNRLQRYLKLKALWATNYVSDWWEEYIYLRGRGPIMVNSNYYGMDFLYVTPTTVQAARAGNTITALLLYRRKVNREELKPSRVPGTVIPLCAAQCERMFNTTRTPGEETDVLQHWQDSEFIAVYHRGRFFRLWVYRAGRLLSPREIEHQIQRILEDPSTPLPGEEKLGALTAGDRVPWAQIRKQYFSSGINRRSLDIIERSAFFVTLDDESRAXGDDPMGNLDRYAKSILHGKCYDRWFDKSFSIVIYKNGKSGLNAEHSWADAPTVAHLWEYTLAIDAFQLGYTEDGHCKGDVDRSLPPPQKLIWDIPSEVQAQVSLSLAVAQALADDVDCHVFPFREFGKGRIKKLRVSPDALIQIGLQLAYFRDRGGFCLTYEASMTRLFREGRTETVRSCSNESCSFVKALEAGEEGDQCRRLFRQASERHQNLYRMAMTGAGVDRHLFCLYVVSKYLGVDSPFLKEVLSEPWRLSTSQTPVQQMELFDLKNNPEFISLGGGFGPVADDGYGVSYIIVGEDMINFHVSSKHSCSETDSHRFGGQIKKALMDIITVLSADAKPSSSSKGPTQSKKQL, encoded by the exons ATGGCGGAGGCCCACCAGGCGGTGGCGTTCCAGTTCACCATCACTCCAGAGGGCATCGACCTGCAGCTCTCCTACCAGGCTCTGAACCAGATCTACCTGTCTGGGGTTCGATCCTGGAAGAAACGCGTCAGCAGACTGAGG AACGGCGTGATAAAGGGGGTGTACCCGGCCAGCCCCTCCTCCTGGCTGTTCGTCGTCATAGCGATCCTGGCCACCATGTACATGCGCTCTGATCCCAGCATGGGTATGATCACCAAGATACAGCAGCACCTGCCGCTCAG cctCCACGTGTCTCTGAGCGCTCAGGGGCAGACCATGCTGTCGGCGCTGCTCTTCAGCACTCTGCTCTGGCTCAGCCTCATCCTGGCTCTGAGGTTCTgcctgaagctgctgctctcCTACCATCAGTGGATGTTCGAGCAGCACGGACGAGTCTCCAACACCACCAAGATTTGGGTG AGCCTCCTCAGGCTGTTGTCCAGCAGGAAGCCTCTGCTCTACAGCTACCAGACGTCTCTGCCCCACCTCCCTGTTCCTGCCATCAAAGAGACTCTGAGCAGG TACCTGCTGTCGGCGCGCCCCCTGCTGACGGATGAAGGCTATGAACGGATGACTAAACTGGCCACTCAGTTTGAGAACAACCTGGGGAACCGGCTGCAGAGATACCTGAAGCTCAAAGCTCTGTGGGCCACCAACTAC GTGAGCGACTGGTGGGAGGAGTACATCTACCTGAGGGGCCGGGGGCCCATCATGGTCAACAGCAACTACTACGGCATG GACTTCCTGTACGTCACTCCCACCACGGTGCAGGCGGCTCGGGCCGGAAACACCATCACCGCCCTGCTGCTGTACCGTCGCAAGGTCAACCGCGAGGAGCTCAAACCG aGTCGTGTTCCAGGCACCGTCATCCCTCTGTGTGCTGCGCAGTGTGAGAGGATGTTCAACACAACACGCACACCAGGAGAGGagacag atgtgctgcagcactggcAGGACAGTGAGTTTATCGCAGTTTACCACCGGGGCCGCTTCTTCCGCCTCTGGGTTTACCGGGCCGGCCGGCTGCTCTCTCCCAGAGAGATCGAGCACCAGATCCAGAGGATCCTTGAAGACCCGTCCACCCCACTGCCCGGAGAGGAGAAGCTGGGAGCACTGACTGCCGGGGACAG GGTTCCTTGGGCTCAGATCAGGAAGCAGTATTTCAGCTCTGGCATCAACAGGCGATCTCTGGATATCATCGAGAGATCGGCCTTCTTCGTGACGTTGGACGATGAGAGCAGGGCATGA GGAGATGACCCGATGGGAAACCTGGACCGCTACGCCAAGTCCATCCTGCACGGGAAGTGCTACGACCG GTGGTTCGATAAGTCTTTCTCTATCGTGATCTACAAGAACGGGAAGAGTGGCCTGAACGCGGAGCACTCCTGGGCAGACGCTCCCACCGTGGCTCATCTCTgggag TACACACTGGCCATTGATGCCTTCCAGCTGGGATACACTGAGGACGGTCACTGCAAGGGAGACGTCGACCGATCACTGCCCCCCCCACAGAAACTCATCTGGGACATTCCCtcagag gtgcAGGCTCAGGTGAGCCTCTCTCTGGCCGTGGCTCAGGCTCTGGCCGACGACGTGGACTGTCACGTGTTTCCCTTCAGAGAGTTCGGGAAGGGGCGAATCAAGAAGCTCCGAGTCAGCCCCGACGCTCTGATCCAGATCGGCCTGCAGCTCGCCTACTTCAGG GATCGTGGTGGTTTCTGTTTGACTTACGAGGCGTCGATGACCCGTTTGTTTAGGGAGGGTCGGACGGAGACGGTGCGATCCTGCTCCAACGAGAGCTGCTCCTTCGTCAAAGCTCTGGAGGCTGGAGAG GAAGGGGACCAGTGCAGACGTCTCTTCCGTCAGGCGTCAGAGAGACACCAGAATCTTTACCGGATGGCGATGACCGGAGCGGGAGTGGACAGGCATCTATTCTGTCTCTACGTGGTGTCCAAATACCTGGGCGTCGACTCACCCTTCCTCAAAGAG GTGTTGTCGGAGCCGTGGCGTCTCTCCACCAGTCAGACTCCGGTGCAACAGATGGAGCTGTTTGACCTGAAGAATAACCCTGAGTTCATCTCACTGGGCGGAGGCTTCGGACCG GTTGCTGATGATGGTTACGGAGTTTCATACATCATCGTGGGCGAGGACATGATCAACTTCCACGTGTCGTCCAAACACTCCTGCAGCGAGACC GACTCCCACAGGTTTGGAGGTCAGATCAAAAAAGCCCTAATGGACATCATCACCGTCCTCTCCGCTGACGCcaaaccctcctcttcctccaaaGGCCCGACCCAGAGCAAGAAGCAGCTCTGA